In Diorhabda carinulata isolate Delta chromosome 6, icDioCari1.1, whole genome shotgun sequence, a single genomic region encodes these proteins:
- the LOC130895079 gene encoding putative nuclease HARBI1: MRKKLISRDRDGSHIKIDKPCVDPESYINRKGFYSIHMQVVCGHKMEIRDIFVGFPGSVHDSRVFKRSSLSRTLQQKCRDMYIIGDSGYPLQRHLLTPFKNRGRLTRRQMNYNTVLSRNRYIIEHCFGRLKQKFRQLYHLKVRNN, encoded by the exons ATGAGGAAAAAGTTAATATCGAGAGACAGAGATGGAAGTCACATTAAAATAGACAAACCATGTGTAGATCCAGAATCATACATAAACCGGAAAGGATTTTACTCTATTCAT aTGCAGGTTGTCTGTGGTCATAAAATGGAAATAAGAGATATATTTGTTGGATTTCCGGGATCTGTTCACGATAGCCGGGTCTTCAAGAGGTCCTCGCTTTCAAGAACACTGCAGCAAAAATGTAGAGATATGTATATTATTGGAGATAGTGGCTATCCTCTTCAGAGACACCTATTAACACCTTTTAAAAATAGGGGACGTCTTACTAGACGTCAGATGAATTATAATACTGTTTTGTCACGCAATAGATACATTATCGAGCATTGTTTTGGTAGACTCAAACAAAAATTCAGACAATTATACCACTTAAAAGTGAGAAACAATTGA